A genomic window from Pseudogulbenkiania sp. MAI-1 includes:
- a CDS encoding malate dehydrogenase, whose amino-acid sequence MKAPVRVAVTGAAGQIGYSLLFRIASGEMLGKDQPVILQLLDLPQAQNAVKGVMMELEDCAFPLLAGMIATDDPNVAFKDAQIALLVGARPRSKGMERKDLLEANGAIFTVQGKALNDHADRNVKVLVVGNPANTNAYIAMKSAPDLDPKNFTAMLRLDHNRALSQLAAKTGTAVADIEHMLVWGNHSPTMYADYRFATVNGESLKAKINDEAWNRDVFLPTVGKRGAAIIEARGLSSAASAANAAIDHIRDWVLGTNGKWVTMGIPSDGSYGIPEGVMYGFPVVCENGKYTIVQGLEIDEFSRERMNLTLAELEEERAGVAHLL is encoded by the coding sequence ATGAAAGCCCCTGTACGCGTTGCCGTGACCGGTGCGGCCGGCCAGATTGGCTACAGCCTGCTGTTCCGCATTGCCAGCGGTGAAATGCTGGGCAAAGACCAGCCCGTCATCCTGCAACTCCTGGACCTGCCGCAAGCCCAGAACGCCGTGAAAGGCGTGATGATGGAACTGGAAGACTGCGCCTTCCCGCTGCTGGCCGGCATGATCGCCACCGACGACCCGAACGTGGCTTTCAAGGACGCTCAGATCGCCCTGCTGGTTGGCGCCCGCCCGCGCAGCAAAGGCATGGAGCGCAAGGACCTGCTGGAAGCCAACGGCGCCATCTTCACCGTTCAGGGCAAGGCGCTGAACGACCACGCCGACCGCAACGTGAAGGTGCTGGTGGTGGGCAACCCGGCCAACACCAACGCCTACATCGCCATGAAGAGCGCTCCGGATCTCGATCCGAAAAACTTCACCGCCATGTTGCGCCTTGACCACAACCGTGCCCTGTCGCAGCTCGCCGCCAAGACCGGCACCGCCGTGGCCGACATCGAACACATGCTGGTCTGGGGCAACCACTCCCCGACCATGTATGCCGACTACCGCTTCGCCACCGTGAACGGCGAATCGCTCAAGGCCAAGATCAACGACGAAGCCTGGAACCGCGACGTGTTCCTGCCGACCGTGGGCAAGCGCGGCGCCGCCATCATCGAAGCGCGCGGCCTGTCGTCGGCTGCCTCCGCCGCCAACGCCGCCATCGACCACATCCGCGACTGGGTGCTGGGCACCAACGGCAAGTGGGTGACCATGGGCATTCCGTCCGACGGTTCCTACGGCATTCCGGAAGGCGTCATGTACGGCTTCCCGGTTGTGTGCGAAAATGGCAAATACACGATTGTTCAAGGCCTTGAGATCGACGAGTTCAGCCGCGAACGCATGAACCTGACCCTGGCCGAACTGGAAGAAGAGCGCGCGGGCGTGGCCCACCTGCTCTAA
- a CDS encoding GntR family transcriptional regulator, with protein sequence MNRNQLRRRPLYEQIKSLLMQRINDGEWQVDEALPSEWDLAEELSVSQGTIRRALTELVQEEVLYRQQGRGTFVAESVSDWGAALLGDPSSVGTGGSVPQVELLSCSRANASVEMAEALGLRRGEPLWRLRQLWRYQGQPIAVDDAYLSCEKFEGLDARWLRQFGGGVYATLQRRYGVRVVVKSEQFRAEVLPREEASLLGQVTGLEVPSLSVLRLSVSMTGEPVEWRQRYCLTQQFAYVIAP encoded by the coding sequence ATGAATCGAAACCAGCTCCGGCGCCGGCCGTTGTACGAGCAAATCAAGTCGCTGCTGATGCAGCGTATCAACGACGGGGAGTGGCAGGTCGACGAGGCGCTGCCGAGTGAATGGGATCTGGCCGAGGAGTTGTCGGTCAGTCAGGGAACCATCCGCCGCGCGCTGACCGAGCTGGTGCAGGAAGAGGTGCTGTACCGCCAGCAGGGCAGGGGGACCTTCGTCGCCGAGTCCGTCAGCGATTGGGGCGCGGCCTTGCTGGGGGATCCGAGCTCGGTTGGAACCGGCGGGTCGGTTCCGCAGGTCGAGTTGTTGAGCTGTTCGCGCGCCAACGCGTCGGTGGAGATGGCCGAGGCACTGGGGTTGCGGCGCGGCGAGCCGCTGTGGCGGCTCCGGCAGCTGTGGCGCTACCAGGGCCAGCCGATCGCGGTCGACGATGCCTATCTGTCCTGCGAGAAGTTCGAAGGTCTGGATGCGCGGTGGTTGCGGCAGTTCGGCGGCGGGGTGTATGCCACGTTGCAGCGTCGCTACGGCGTCCGGGTCGTGGTCAAGTCCGAGCAGTTTCGCGCCGAGGTGCTGCCCCGAGAGGAAGCTTCGCTGCTGGGGCAGGTCACGGGTCTCGAAGTCCCGTCGTTATCGGTGTTGCGTCTGTCGGTGTCGATGACCGGGGAGCCGGTCGAGTGGCGGCAACGCTACTGTCTGACGCAGCAATTTGCCTATGTCATTGCGCCGTGA
- the sdhC gene encoding succinate dehydrogenase, cytochrome b556 subunit: MQKQRPKHLDLAKIRLPIPGIVSILHRISGVALFFSLPLLIYLLHGTLSSAEAFAAYRAVVSHPLMKLVLIGLLWAFLHHFCAGIRFLFLDVHKGLELETARATAKSVIVISLALTVVLGVVLW, encoded by the coding sequence ATGCAGAAGCAACGACCAAAGCACTTGGATCTGGCCAAGATCAGGCTGCCCATCCCGGGTATCGTCTCGATCTTGCACCGGATCAGCGGTGTGGCGCTGTTCTTTTCTCTCCCGCTCTTGATCTATCTCCTCCACGGAACCCTCAGCTCGGCTGAAGCGTTCGCTGCCTACCGGGCCGTGGTCTCCCACCCCCTGATGAAACTGGTTCTGATTGGTCTGCTGTGGGCCTTCCTGCACCACTTCTGCGCTGGCATCCGTTTCCTGTTTCTTGATGTTCACAAGGGCCTCGAGCTGGAAACCGCTCGCGCAACGGCCAAGTCCGTCATCGTGATCAGCCTTGCCCTGACTGTCGTTCTGGGGGTCGTACTATGGTAA
- the sdhD gene encoding succinate dehydrogenase, hydrophobic membrane anchor protein: MVNRIVVGAHYGLRDWILQRVTAVIMAVYTVALVLFLLAMPSSYEGWKAFFGQTWVQVLTQTTLLAVFMHAWVGIRDLWMDYVKPVGVRLTLHVLTLVWLVACVIYSIKVVWGL; encoded by the coding sequence ATGGTAAACCGTATCGTTGTCGGCGCTCATTACGGCCTGCGCGACTGGATCCTGCAGCGTGTCACCGCCGTGATCATGGCGGTCTACACCGTCGCTTTGGTGCTGTTCCTGCTGGCCATGCCGTCCAGCTACGAAGGTTGGAAAGCTTTCTTCGGCCAGACCTGGGTACAGGTGTTGACCCAGACCACTTTGCTGGCAGTGTTCATGCACGCCTGGGTCGGCATTCGCGACCTGTGGATGGACTACGTCAAGCCGGTCGGCGTTCGACTCACCCTGCATGTGTTGACGCTGGTATGGCTGGTGGCCTGTGTTATTTACTCGATTAAAGTGGTATGGGGGCTGTAA
- the sdhA gene encoding succinate dehydrogenase flavoprotein subunit: MGVPVRRFDAVIVGGGGAGLRAALQLSESGLKTAVLSKVFPTRSHTVAAQGGISASLGNVQEDRWEWHMYDTVKGSDWLGDQDAIEFMCRKAPEAVIELEHFGMPFDRLENGKIYQRPFGGHTQNNGQTPVQRACAAADRTGHAMLHTLYQRNVRANTQFFVEWMALDLIRDADGDVVGVTALEMETGEVFILHAKAVLFATGGAGRIYASSTNAFINTGDGLGMCVRAGIPLEDMEFWQFHPTGVAGAGVLITEGVRGEGGILLNANGERFMERYAPNLKDLAPRDFVSRSMEQEVLEGRGCGPNKDYVLLKLDHLGPDIIKQRLPGIREIAIKFAGVDPIKEPIPVIPTCHYMMGGIPTNYRGEVVIPQGDNPESRVNGFFAAGECACASVHGANRLGTNSLLDLVVFGKSAGDSMVEYIKNEMPTWKDLPADAADRSLARIARLDNQKNGEDVADVRTAMQRTVQARAAVFRNSDNLALGVKEIQQVAERVKHTQIKDKSKVFNTARVEALELDNLIEIAVATMISAEARKESRGAHAHADFPNRDDDVWMKHTLFYGEDRRLIYKPVHTKPLSVDYIPPKERTF, from the coding sequence ATGGGCGTACCTGTTCGTCGGTTTGATGCCGTAATTGTTGGCGGCGGTGGCGCGGGTCTGCGTGCGGCCCTGCAATTGTCTGAGTCCGGCCTGAAAACGGCCGTGCTGTCCAAAGTCTTCCCGACCCGTTCGCACACGGTCGCAGCGCAGGGCGGCATCTCCGCTTCGCTCGGCAACGTGCAGGAAGACCGTTGGGAATGGCATATGTACGACACCGTCAAGGGGTCGGACTGGCTGGGTGACCAGGATGCCATCGAATTCATGTGCCGCAAGGCGCCCGAGGCCGTGATCGAGCTCGAGCACTTCGGTATGCCGTTCGACCGTCTGGAAAACGGCAAGATCTATCAGCGCCCGTTCGGTGGCCACACCCAGAACAACGGCCAGACCCCGGTGCAGCGTGCCTGTGCCGCGGCCGACCGTACCGGCCACGCCATGCTGCACACGCTGTATCAGCGCAACGTGCGTGCCAACACCCAGTTCTTCGTCGAGTGGATGGCGCTGGACCTGATCCGCGACGCCGACGGCGACGTGGTCGGCGTGACCGCGCTGGAAATGGAAACCGGCGAGGTGTTCATCCTGCATGCCAAGGCGGTATTGTTCGCTACCGGCGGTGCCGGCCGTATCTACGCTTCCTCGACCAATGCCTTCATCAACACCGGCGACGGCCTGGGCATGTGCGTCCGCGCCGGCATTCCGCTGGAAGACATGGAATTCTGGCAGTTCCACCCGACCGGCGTGGCCGGTGCCGGCGTGCTGATCACCGAGGGCGTGCGCGGTGAGGGTGGTATCTTGCTGAACGCCAATGGCGAACGCTTCATGGAGCGTTACGCGCCGAACCTGAAGGATTTGGCCCCGCGCGACTTCGTCTCCCGTTCGATGGAGCAGGAAGTGCTGGAAGGCCGTGGCTGCGGTCCGAACAAGGACTACGTGCTGCTCAAGCTGGATCACCTCGGTCCGGACATCATCAAGCAGCGCCTGCCGGGCATCCGCGAAATCGCCATCAAGTTCGCCGGTGTCGATCCGATCAAGGAGCCGATCCCGGTGATCCCGACCTGCCACTACATGATGGGTGGTATTCCGACCAACTACCGTGGCGAAGTGGTGATCCCGCAGGGCGACAATCCGGAATCCCGCGTCAATGGCTTCTTCGCCGCCGGCGAATGCGCCTGCGCCTCGGTGCACGGTGCCAACCGTCTGGGCACCAACTCGCTGCTCGACCTAGTGGTGTTCGGCAAATCGGCCGGCGACAGCATGGTCGAGTACATCAAGAACGAGATGCCGACCTGGAAGGACCTGCCGGCCGACGCCGCTGACCGCTCGCTGGCCCGCATCGCCCGCCTGGACAACCAGAAGAACGGCGAAGACGTGGCCGATGTGCGTACCGCCATGCAGCGTACCGTGCAGGCCCGTGCCGCCGTGTTCCGCAATTCGGATAACCTGGCGCTGGGCGTCAAGGAAATCCAGCAAGTGGCCGAGCGCGTCAAGCACACCCAGATCAAGGACAAGTCCAAGGTCTTCAACACCGCCCGCGTCGAGGCGCTGGAACTGGACAACCTGATCGAGATCGCCGTTGCCACGATGATTTCTGCCGAGGCACGCAAGGAATCCCGTGGCGCCCACGCCCACGCCGACTTCCCGAACCGTGACGACGACGTGTGGATGAAGCACACGCTGTTCTATGGTGAAGATCGCCGCCTGATCTACAAGCCGGTGCACACCAAGCCGTTGTCGGTGGATTACATCCCGCCGAAAGAGCGTACCTTCTAA
- a CDS encoding succinate dehydrogenase iron-sulfur subunit, giving the protein MKKMRFSIYRYDPDKDAKPYMQDCEVEIGPNDVKLLDVMVKLKIQDDTLSFRRSCREGICGSDAMNINGKNGLACITNIADLQEPVTLRPLPGLPVIRDLIVDMTQFFKQYHSIKPYVINDSPRPERERLQSPEDRKELDGLYECILCACCSTSCPSFWWNPDKFVGPAGLLAAYRFIADTRDEATNERLDNLEDPYRLFRCHTIMNCVDVCPKGLNPTKAIGKIKDLMVRRAV; this is encoded by the coding sequence ATGAAGAAAATGCGTTTTTCCATTTACCGCTACGATCCGGACAAGGACGCCAAGCCGTACATGCAGGATTGCGAGGTCGAGATCGGCCCCAACGACGTGAAACTGCTGGACGTCATGGTGAAGCTGAAGATCCAGGACGACACGCTGTCGTTCCGCCGTTCCTGCCGCGAAGGCATCTGCGGCTCCGACGCGATGAACATCAACGGCAAGAACGGTCTGGCCTGCATCACCAACATCGCCGACCTGCAAGAGCCGGTGACGCTGCGCCCGCTGCCGGGCCTGCCGGTGATCCGCGACCTGATCGTGGACATGACCCAGTTCTTCAAGCAGTACCATTCGATCAAGCCGTACGTGATCAACGACAGCCCGCGTCCGGAGCGCGAGCGTCTGCAGTCGCCGGAGGATCGCAAGGAGCTGGACGGCCTGTACGAGTGTATCCTGTGCGCGTGCTGCTCGACCTCGTGTCCGTCGTTCTGGTGGAACCCGGACAAGTTCGTCGGTCCGGCCGGCCTGCTGGCCGCCTACCGCTTCATCGCGGACACCCGTGACGAAGCGACCAACGAACGGCTGGACAACCTGGAAGATCCGTACCGTCTGTTCCGTTGCCATACGATCATGAACTGCGTCGACGTCTGTCCGAAGGGTCTCAACCCGACCAAGGCGATCGGCAAGATCAAGGATCTGATGGTTAGGCGTGCGGTATGA